Within Crassostrea angulata isolate pt1a10 chromosome 2, ASM2561291v2, whole genome shotgun sequence, the genomic segment CGTGTGTCGAGAATAACAACACTGGATTCGTTAGACAAACtttacaatgaaaacaaatttattctctTACACAAACAATCTTAAATGGAATCAAATAACGTCAGCTGTATTCGATAGCATTAAGATTGAGATTTTTAGACATTAACGAATAACGACGCATGACTGGAATGGCTTTTATACCACTGGATTGGCCTTTACCCCACTGGGTAGCAGGCGTTGATGGCGATGCCACACTGGTTATATTTGTTCCTGCTCATCTGAATGTGGCCTTCCCCTGGACTTACTCagttgaagaaagaaaaaatgttttgaggGATCGATAGTCGTAGTCATTTTGAGACCAATTTGATcttctttaaaagaagagctatAGAGGAAAGACATTCATTTTGGATCCtctttttataaagaaaatacgAGTTTACTTAACAATCAACATGGTTTGATTGTTTTTGCGCAAAGTGAGCAAAATATTacctattttaaaattaaaattacaaaactaGTTTATTCAAGAAACTAACAGCTATGAATTCCTATTCGTTCAAATTCGTTAAAGTCATAAAAAGGAGTTCAACTAACAGTTTTTTACCAGAGATTCAACGATTAACTTCTTAAACTGATATTTAAACCTACCACTTGTTTCATAAGAAAGTATCTAACAGGTGGTGAAAAGGAATTCAATCAACCACATCAAAACAGAAATACAATTTTAACCACCTCTTTAGCAGAAACACCGCTTACCCACCACTTAAATGAAAAGAActttaaatcttaaatataCTGGGTCATTTTCGCCGCCTCTCATTTACACCcctctacacttgcaaacgttTTTGCCCGTCTTGACTTCGTCTAGATGCAGATGTGTTAAGTAATATTCGTGACATAGAGTTCGCCTGGTCATTATTCGAGATGGAAAGGGGCAAACATAACAAGAGGGCAGATATTTCCCTCTGTGCAGTGTACAGAAGCAAAGAACCTACCGCTTCTATAGAGCTGGAAGGAGGAGTGACTGGCGTCAATGCGGACAGAGATTGGACCAATGGTAACGGTCGCCTGCTGCAGGTCCGACTCACCGCCTTCCTGGATATCCTTGTGTGACGTCTCAGTGGCGCCCACGTCAGAGGCCTTGAGGTGGCACTTACCATTCTGAAAGGTAAACATGTAAGTGATTGGGTAATCTAACCGTTCTGAAAAGTAAACATACTTTGGATAGGGTAATCTTACCGTTCCTAGGCCTTGAAGTGGCTTTTACCGTTCTAAAAACGTTGTcaagaaaattctaaatattgacCAATTAACAGAGCTCACAATACTTTTTCTAAAAAGCTCagataatgtttttgtttacatattgagAATGGAATGTGGGGTTTAAAACAAAAGACTACATATGGTCCTTAAATGAACATCGTTAGTCTACTgtcattctttgttttatttgtacaaatatacatttgaagtttttttccattattttcattttgtttcaacAGCCGACAATTATAAAAAAGGACATCAAAATGTCTACCTTTTCCCGACAAAATCTCATATTAAGCATAAAAcggcttaattgttttcaagcagtttttcttatAGAAAACATTGAGCGATtgtttgaacaaacaaaatattttcaccaacgATGTATCTTCCcagtacttataagtgacaaataTTCGTTCTTGCTCAAAGAGTCGCTTTACATTTCCCTTTCAAagaaagataagaaaaatgtcaatttttgactgattttgactgaattataaaaatactcTCAGTTCTAAtttcatatactgccagtgggtgcatataaatcaaacaaataagtgaagaacatattttatgtcaactctTCTATAGtaaaacaacaaattaatgtacctgaaacacttttaaaaatggcgaaatatgggggccaaatttaactaatatcataaatagttcttatttatttatgttccTTATGGACAAACAAGTTGCCAAAATTGCTTGGAGTATTACCTTTACTAGCTCAATTGACCAGTTTAGACCAAAACATGGCTTGAGCCTCGTTTACATAAAAGAATTCTGAACCTGTTTGTACTTTGAGAACTAACATTCAAATTTGTATAAACATacagaaaatgtaaaattaGTTATTTGAAACTTcttatatgtataattaaaaaagCTATTTATTGTTCCTATCACCGGCTTTTCAACAAAAAGCAATTAGGGTTGGAACTATTATGTGGCAGTGAAGACGCAGGCCAGCGTATAAGACTACAACCATTATTTTCCATGGAAATTGCAGTGGTAGGAAGACTGTTTTctagttttctttcttttttttatttgaatacaaTATTATCAATagtgatttctttttaaaatcaaacccCCTTTTTCGACTCAAAACAGCCATTTATTAAATATcgtcacaattttaaaattcacattgtcaaaattgatttgaataaacacgGTATACAGAATAATATATTTACGATCACTTTTTAATGGATTAAATCGTAAAGCTGTCATTCTTTAGaaaattttctattttgaagatttgttGGCTAGTTACgtcaaaattgaaaacaatggTCTTTTATCATGTAAGGAAAATGCATCAACAGGTAACTTAGCTATACAGTTTGGTTTACATGTGTAAAGTAAATACTCAGTTTACTTTTGTATGATGTCATTCtctctttttaataaaaaacgGTGTTTTAAAAGATACTCAAAAAACAAGCACGTAGCATTTAGGATGTCTTACTTTTTCTCgctaaaaaaattcttttaaattacatatcaaaaaaataaattatcatgaACATGAGGTTGATCCCTcctttttgtgtgtgtgtttaaaatttaggtaaaaaaaggattccccccccccccccccccgaattcaAAATACGATGGTACGTGCCTGAAAAAGTGTAAGTCAAATTTGAAGaccagatttattttttatttttactttcagaaaatgttgtttttcCTACATCTAGTACTTTGGACGCTACCAATGGTATTCCAAATGCTTACAGAAAAAGAAACCTTCAAGTGTTCATCAAACCACAACTGCACATGTTATAAACATGAAGACTCTGGAATCCTCTTTGCAGACTGTTCAAACCTGAATCTCCAATCTGCGCCATTATTCAATGATGAGGTAACCGGGATAATTCTCAAACATAACAACATTTCAGAATTCCCACCATATCTTCCGCGGGATATTCGTTACCTTGATATATCTAAGAACGCTATAGGAACCTTAAAAGAAACATCGTTATCAAACTACAAGGCCTTACAAAATATAAGTCTTGCCGCTAATGCTCTTCATTCCATTGAAAAAGGGTCTTTTTTAGATTCAAGATATCTTACTCATCTGGACGCTTCTAATAATCAGGAACTGACTCTTGAAGTTTTGGTTAATATTTCACATGACCTTAGTTACTCAACGGCAATCCGTGTTCTAAATTTAGAAGGTATTCAGTGTACTTATGGAGTGAGTTTTATTATTCGGAAATACCACATTGCGGATTTAAAGACCACTCAACTGGAGCATCTAAACTTAGCTTCCAACCGTATAAACAGCTTGGAATTTGGAGTTTTCTCAATATTGCCAAAATCCCTGAAACACCTTAATATAGCTAATAATGTTCTGAGTTTTGGATTATATATTATAGAATTTGGGAGTTTGCATAGTTTAATCAGTCTGAATGCTAGTTTTCAATCCTATTTCCACCAAATTaacttaaataattttttaactgcGTGTAATGATTCACATATATCACAGATAAGTAGTTCTGACAGATTACGCTACGCTGTTACGGATTTAAACAAGCCAAAAATAACTAATGTCTCCTCCACTCTCCGTCTATACATTCCGCCTAACTTAgaagttttttattttcatgataatatgtataaaatgacTCTTGAACAATTCGCCTTCACATCAATGGGTCCATCAAAAATGACGCATCTGTATTTACAAAACAGCATCATTTATAAGTTAAATGGCCCAATTGTGGGCGCAAACACTGTCCGATATCTAGATTTATCAAACAATTTCTGCAATTTCATctctgattatttttttgacGGCCTTAAAAATCTGTCTTTCCTTGATTTATCCCAGAATGTATTAGGAAAAGTTTTAGAAGATGACAACAATGGGAACATTTTTCGAAATCTTGTCAATTTGACAATTTTGAACTTAAGAAGCAACCGAATTTTTCGACTGCCTCCAGCCATTTTCCGTAATCTCAATCAACTTAAAACAATTGACATAAGTGACAACACTCTACGTGAGTTTTCTATACCACTGGAAAACATGAAACGTCTTAAGCGACTAAACCTTTTTAATAATCAGTTATCATTCTTGAATAAAGAAACGCGGAATGCAATTGATTCTTTGTcacgaaagaaaaaaatatacctgAATGTAACAGGTAATAGGTTTACATGTGTTTGTGAACAATTGGAATTCTTAAGATGGATGGCTCAATCTAAACATGTGAAGTTTATGCAATTTGATGATTACCTCTGTACCTTTAGGAATTCTTTTAAAGCTAATTTTTCAGATATTGACAATTTGGTTCAagttatggagaaacattgcgCCTCCTACATGGTTACTATAGTGATAATGACGTCATTGATATTTATAACCTTGACAACAACATTTGGTCGCATTTTGTATAGATATAGGTGGAAACTAAGGTATATGTACTACGTAGCAAGGGAGAAATATCGAGATAATGTTCAAAGACCAGACAACACAGGCAACAGTTCGTATTATTTTGATGCCTTTGTGTCATATGCCGACGATGATAGGCGTTTTGTGATCGAACTCGTGAAACGGCTGGAAGGAAATCATAATCTGAATCTTTGTATACATCATCGTGACTTTATTCCTGGGACAGGTATTGCTGATAACATCACTAACGCCATTCATAACAGCAGACGAACTGTggctattatgacgtcacacttCTTGGATTCCTATTGGTGCATGTTCGAGCTAAATATGGGACGTATGGAGGCAATTTATTCTCGAAACGGTGAAAATGTTCTCATTTTAGTTGTTTTAGAAAAACTGGCCATTGCGAAGCTTCCATTTTCTTTTATGGATCTTACTGAAAGCAGGTCATATCTAGAGTTTCCAGAAAACGGAGATGACGACGACGAAGTTTCAGCCTTCCACTCAAAACTTGTTGCAACATTGAAGTGCCGTGAATGCGACTTCATAACTTTATCTTCAAATACATCTGCATGAAATGCAAACGTTTGCAATCTTGTTTCTCTTCAGGAAAAGTTTCCATGCTGAAATAACATTGCATTTCTTATATCTACACCAAAACCggaataaaacaaacaaatatgacTTTACAATAAACGACATTAGTTTTAATGGGCAATAAgataaacaaactttttttctaCTTATAGAgaatttcttaaataataaattttattgttgttaataaatgaaatgtttttctgggttgatttaaagattatttttattcaaccaaagcttttttcagtatatttttttttttatttttgtaccatATTTTTTATCAGCGGTTCTACCAAACAATGAAAAAGTGGTGACATCTACACTGCATTAACAGAGGAGATGGTCTTTTTACTTGCGATTTGTTTTTCCTGTTCGCCTTAAGTATACTGCTACAGAGAAAGGTTTACAATGCGTCGtgttaattattcaaatattttctctatatccTCTAAAACCTTGCGTGTACTAATAACAAGGCATGGATGGTCAACATTTTTGTAAAGGTTTTATATTCAGCCTTTGTTCTATCAATAACTCGGTTTTCACTTTCATCACATAGTAACGCCCTGTTTCAAATACatgcaacattttaaattaactttaataGTTAACAACACGTAGGTTTATAGAGCTCGACTTCCTCTGTACAACTCAAATCGTATAagtaacactttttaaaaaattaaatcaagttCATTTCCTCCTATGTTCTTAATTTATACGTCCTTGATTTTTCAGAGTTTAACAAAGTTTCTTTCTtgctttttgtttaaatttgattaagtttttagtcaattttagCGTATAAAGTAACACCGAGCGCAACGAAAGCGAGGCTTTCTGGTTACacgtataaaaaagaaaatcagtgaatATTGAATCAGGTGTATTAAGAGCTGAAAAATTTTCTCGAAGCTTATGGGTGTCGCCATATCGGGCGCCATTTTGTTCGACAAAGTTAACCCATTTATTAAATGTGTGTCGCTTTTCtatgtttattttctatttactctattaaaacaaagtaatttaaatgaaaatagttGACTATGCAAACTAATCAATCAGGAGAAGAGACTAGGTTTACGTATTTCTTATTAAATCAttagatggaaaataaaaacattgacaTCAAGCAACCGATCCCGTGGATACTTAATAGAGtttaaacagaaaatttattaactTATGAAATTCTGTGAATAACGTACCTTTCTTCGACTATTTCCAAAGGCAACTTTTACGTTTAACGtataaaaaatgacgtcataatgtagactgagcacgcgacgtttagtatAACTGTGGCCTATGATTTTAGTAgacaggcggatcctactgccTGCGTTTCATACCATATCAATTTGCACTCGGCCCAAcagtcacaccgtttacatataattattatacatatattacacgGCTTCGAGGGCTACATACCAGAACATTTGCCCatcggtgacaggaaagcccttgAGTGTTATTTCGCCGCGGGACAAATATTAAGGCATTGTCGCCCGataaaacatgtaatattatattatgttatataacattaaaaaaaaatcaaaatcagtgTAAGAATATATTTGCCTTATGACCAAGTGTActttattaacatatttttatctCCCAAATCAATGTAAGATGTTTTGTAAAAGTCGATCGGTGCTTTCAAAAAACAcgatgtttttatttcaaattaaacaattaaataaagttttctgaATAGCAGAAGCTGTCCTAACATTTTGATTGTTGAGATATATATGTTTCCTGGCGGGGGAGGAGGGGCAATTATAATATTTCTGGTGCGGCTTTAAAAGTGCTTAGTCGAGGGAAGAGTGTAATTCTGCAAGCATAAACTTAAttgtaacattctattttgGCTAGAGTTTGGTTTGAGTAGATAGTTCTAGAATTATCTATAAAGGACGTCATTTTTTGTCACAATTTGCAACATATGACAGATCAAGCGGAAATTATTTTAGATTCAATATCAACTATCTTGctgaatttttataaaatggatATGCAACCgaataaaacatttgaaaaatacaatCGTTTAATATTTCctaatatttttaccaaaaaaaaaattaaagacacaatttgatttgatttctgCACATCAGACGTACATATAATAAAGTAACTTCTAGACCATAAATgtgtgaatgtttatttttcttgcaTGGCATAACCATCCACTGTTATCGAAAAAAAGCAATGCCTGTTCAAAAAAGGTTAAAGACAATAGTTTAAGACCTTGATGAGTATGGTTGGGCTAATTGTACTGGAATCCCATACGTCAGTCAGTGCATGATATCGAGCTAACTGTGGTGGATATCCCCACGTACATGTCCATATTTTGTACTGAGCTACATCTGAAATCCTCACAATGTCAAGTTGTTTATTCGGGATTTTGAATACCATGTATAGATATTTTACTATAACTTAGATACAATCTGGTGAACTTTGGTTAtgtgttgttattattattatcattattaaggtcttccgtttccaacggaagaccttatagtgattgtaatgtttcttattaaggtcttccgtttccaacggaagaccttatagtgattgtaaggttttttattattatttttttttttccctttttttgtccacaaaatttctcagagatggctggatagatttttttgaaattttcaggactaatAGAAAGTCTTAATATctcgaggcgtttttttcattttgtcaaaaatcatttccggtcgtccgtttcctgtcccgcgttgaaaaagcttgtacattcgagatctcaaaaacggtagaGACTTAAACTTCCAAACTTTGTTGGATGATAGACCTaaagttgtagatgtgtttaaactattttgtttcgttcgtcgtaacttccggtcgtcaccggaagtacttcaaaattaacaacttttacgcattaaattccttttcaatagaataaatatttaagcatAAATCTACACAAAAGTAATCTTTGCGATGTTacttcaacaacaaaattccacttccggtgagatatctcaaatatttcAGGTAGcgtttttgaaacacattttgtacaaacgagatatCAGTGACTATAAGAGATCAAAGCACAAGACTtttatggatgatagacatttgattgaggatgtgtttaaccggtttcattttgtcttccgtcactttcggtccacacaggaagagtttaaacaaatcgagctgtttatcagtttaactttttcTCTTTGATATCTGTAGTGTGcttgatgaacaataaaatgcaaagggcaagtatacaaaaaataactattaaaatatacattaagcacttccgtttgtccgtttcctgtcccgagacaaaaaaccttatttcgataagatctcaaaaacggtgacaacTTGAACAATAacactttgtgggatgatagacctatgtatgtacatgtgtttacactatctgttttgttcggcgtaacttccggtcgtcaccggaagctctacaaaaataactatttttacgcattaaattcttttgccatagaatagatatataagtataaacctTTACATATGTTATCAAtgcaatgttatatcaacaaaaaaattctacttccggtgagatatctcaaatatctcaggtagcttttttgaaacacattttgtacaaagagttctcagaaactataagtgatcaaagcggaaaacgttcatggatgatagacatttgattgaagatatgtttaaccggtttcattttgtcttccgtcacttccggtccacacaagaggagttcaaacaaatcgaactttttatcagtttaactgtttttctttgatatttgtagtgagcTCGATGAACAACAATGTACAAAagacaagtatacaagaaatatttaaaacaatttacattgaacacttccgtttgtccgtttcctgtcccgagacaaaaaaccttatttcgacgagatctcataaacgatgtcgacttgaacaatcaaactttgtgggatgatagacctatatatatacattttttaaaactattttattttgttcggggtaacttccggttgtcaccggaagcactacaaataatgttttttctttatttatttcttttacgtggaatgaatatatcagtatacaatcttagatgcgtcatctttataatgtttaattttcaaataactgttCCTTCCGGTGAGAtttctcaaatatctctatgtagctttcccttttacaaatttgatgcccgcaagatttttgtcactgtaagtgaatgagacacaaagctttcatgaatgatagaaatttgattgaTGATATGTTGAGTGGActttattttgtcaactgccACTTCCGGCTTTCACCGGAaggattcaaataaatcatatttttaacaaccaAACTTGTAACCTGTTTTGTTAGTTCGgcattacttccggtcgtcacagagagtacttcaaaaattgatttctttttcaatctcGTTGTTCTACGtggaagtaacgtctggatatatcatttacaatacttatcatattaactattttctttatgtaagagaagcaatgtctacggttaaattgattaatgtatatcaaaacggaagacctttttgttgcttttgcaacaagagtctagttattattattatttttttttttccttttttttgtccacaagatttctcagagatagCTGAatagatttttatgaaattttctggaatgaaagtgaatgacaatatctcgaggcgtttttttctttttgtcaaaaatcatttccggtcgtccgtttcctgtcccgcgttgaaaaagcttgtatcaacgagatctcagaaacggtaaagacttgaacatcaaaacattgtgtgatgatagacctatagctgtagatgtgtttaaactattttgttttgttcgtcgtaacttccggtcgtcaccggaagcacttcaaaaataactattttttcgcataaaattcattttcgataaaataaatatataagtataattctatgcataggttatctatgcgatgttaactcaacaaaaaatttcGACTTCctgtgagatatctcaaatatctcaggtagcttttttgaaacacattttgtacaaacgagatctcagaaactataagcgatcaaagcacaaaactttcatggatgatagacatttgattgaagatgtgtttaaccggtttcgttttgtcttccgtcacttccggtccacacaggaagagttcaaacaaatcgagctctttatcagtttaacttatttccattgatatttgtagtgtgctggatgagaaatgaagtacaaagggcaagtttacaagatatattaaatacaatttagattgagcactcccgtttgtccgtttcctgtcccgcgttggaaaagcttgtatcaacgagatctcagaaacagtaaagacttgaacatccaaactttgtgggatgatagacctatagctgtagatgtgttcaaactattttgttttgttcgtcgtaacttccggtcgtcaccggaagcacttcaaaaataactactttttcgcataaaattctttttccataaaataaatatataagtataaatctatgcatagattgtctatgcgatgttaactcaacaaaaaatttcgacttccggtgagatatctcaaatatctcaggtagcttttttgaaacacattttgtacaaacgagatctcagaaactataagcgatcaaagcacaaaactttcatggatgatagacatttgattgaagatgtgtttaaccggtttcgttttgtcttccgtcacttccggtccacacaggaagagttcaaacaaatcgagctgtttatcagtttaactgttttcctttgatatttgtagtgaagtcgatgaacaattaagtagaaagggcaagtacaaaaaaatattaaatacaatttagattgagcacttccgtttgtccgtttcctgtcccgagacaaaaaaccttgattcctggagatctcaaaaacggtaaggacttgaacaatcaaactttgtgggatgatagacctatgtatgtacatgtgtttacacttttttgttttgttcggcgtagcttccggtcgtcaccggaagcacttcaaaaatttgatttattcattttacataaaatgaaagtatcagtatataatcttacatatgtcatctatataattttaaattggcaaataaattttacttccggtgatatctcaaatatctctatgtagcttttctttttacaaatttgatgtccgcaatattttcgtcattgtaagtgattgagacacgaatctTTCATAGATTGTTTGATAGaattttgattggggatgtgtttaacgggtttaattttgtcaactgtcacttccggttcttaccggaagggttcaaacaaatcatgtttttaacaagtttagctgacttttttggaatttcatctagcctgataaacagtgatgtacattaagcaaatgtacgagaaataccagctttttattttattaatcactttcgTTCCGCCGtttcggtcccgagacaaaaaatattgtttcaaagagatcttagatttggcagagacgtgaacaaccaaactttgaggcaagattgacttatgattgtacaaatggttaacatttttgtttagatcggcgttacttctggtcgtcacagaaagtacttaaaaaattgatttctttttcattctcgttgttttacatgtaagtaacgtctggatatatcattcacaataattatcatatcaactttttttgcatgtaagagaagcaatgtcacagttaaattgatacatgtatatcaaaacggaagacctttttgttgcttttgcaacaagtgtctagttatttttatgattattagTAGTATTCAGGGCAAACTCGATGAGCAAATGTAACGAATATTGAACTTTTCCACTCATTCGCCATATGGATTCTAAGAACTTTTACTTTACAATTTACAGTTTGCAATACGAACCATATAAAAGAAAAGTCCGTAAAATTTGGGTAGAATATAAGAAGAAAGCCGA encodes:
- the LOC128173514 gene encoding toll-like receptor 4 gives rise to the protein MLFFLHLVLWTLPMVFQMLTEKETFKCSSNHNCTCYKHEDSGILFADCSNLNLQSAPLFNDEVTGIILKHNNISEFPPYLPRDIRYLDISKNAIGTLKETSLSNYKALQNISLAANALHSIEKGSFLDSRYLTHLDASNNQELTLEVLVNISHDLSYSTAIRVLNLEGIQCTYGVSFIIRKYHIADLKTTQLEHLNLASNRINSLEFGVFSILPKSLKHLNIANNVLSFGLYIIEFGSLHSLISLNASFQSYFHQINLNNFLTACNDSHISQISSSDRLRYAVTDLNKPKITNVSSTLRLYIPPNLEVFYFHDNMYKMTLEQFAFTSMGPSKMTHLYLQNSIIYKLNGPIVGANTVRYLDLSNNFCNFISDYFFDGLKNLSFLDLSQNVLGKVLEDDNNGNIFRNLVNLTILNLRSNRIFRLPPAIFRNLNQLKTIDISDNTLREFSIPLENMKRLKRLNLFNNQLSFLNKETRNAIDSLSRKKKIYLNVTGNRFTCVCEQLEFLRWMAQSKHVKFMQFDDYLCTFRNSFKANFSDIDNLVQVMEKHCASYMVTIVIMTSLIFITLTTTFGRILYRYRWKLRYMYYVAREKYRDNVQRPDNTGNSSYYFDAFVSYADDDRRFVIELVKRLEGNHNLNLCIHHRDFIPGTGIADNITNAIHNSRRTVAIMTSHFLDSYWCMFELNMGRMEAIYSRNGENVLILVVLEKLAIAKLPFSFMDLTESRSYLEFPENGDDDDEVSAFHSKLVATLKCRECDFITLSSNTSA